The Actinomycetota bacterium genome has a window encoding:
- a CDS encoding UvrB/UvrC motif-containing protein has protein sequence MFCDVCRKNASFIYFVRVLNNKVIRTNLCEDCFKNLWKDMTFKPLSEIFEGLKPVAIVPAPRGGLAGKEVTCKNCSTKLNSYFKEGFLGCSECYKAFAPALRETIKESYGDAEYGGKIPKGLEETTKIGIKLHKLRRKLKLYIKEEEYEKAADTRDEIINLEKQLTLR, from the coding sequence ATGTTTTGTGATGTATGCAGAAAGAATGCATCCTTCATCTACTTTGTAAGGGTATTGAATAACAAGGTTATCAGGACCAATCTCTGTGAAGATTGTTTCAAGAACCTCTGGAAGGACATGACCTTCAAGCCCTTGAGCGAGATATTCGAGGGTCTCAAACCGGTCGCGATCGTACCGGCCCCAAGGGGCGGTCTGGCGGGCAAGGAGGTTACCTGCAAGAATTGTTCAACCAAGCTCAACTCCTACTTCAAAGAAGGGTTTCTTGGCTGCAGCGAGTGCTATAAAGCCTTCGCTCCGGCCTTAAGAGAGACCATCAAAGAGTCCTATGGCGACGCGGAGTACGGCGGCAAGATACCCAAAGGCCTTGAGGAGACGACCAAGATCGGCATCAAGCTCCATAAGCTCCGTCGAAAACTCAAGCTCTATATCAAGGAAGAGGAATACGAGAAGGCTGCCGATACCAGAGATGAGATAATTAATTTGGAAAAACAGCTAACGTTGAGGTAG